In Raphanus sativus cultivar WK10039 chromosome 5, ASM80110v3, whole genome shotgun sequence, the following proteins share a genomic window:
- the LOC108836291 gene encoding agamous-like MADS-box protein AGL62: MVRKSKGRQKIEMVKMKNENNLQVTFSKRRSGLFKKASELCTLCGAEIVVIVFSPGKKVFSFGHPNVDCVIDRFVNINPPHPREHTDMQLSEAHRNAIVRDLNNHLTQVTEEFEIEKKRNEELKKKRKNRRMPENWWEEPIEKLTLSQLTEFKCGLKNLRKTVTAEASKNLQAIVPRHTFYAGSSNNAAFGICDDKGNTHTDLDVYNHQRMVAANTFACNHHNVIVPHHITTPFGNSITEGFAPEYNQNQNQLCFKQEHISECDHHSNHPPRFGHGYY; the protein is encoded by the exons ATGGTGAGAAAAAGTAAAGGTCGTCAAAAAATAGAGATGGTGAAAATGAAAAACGAAAACAATCTTCAGGTTACTTTCTCAAAAAGAAGATCTGGTCTTTTCAAAAAAGCTAGTGAGCTTTGCACACTTTGTGGTGCTGAAATCGTTGTTATTGTATTTTCTCCTGgtaaaaaagttttttcttttggtcatcCAAATGTTGACTGTGTAATTGATCGCTTCGTAAACATTAATCCACCACATCCTCGTGAACACACCGACATGCAACTTAGCGAAGCCCATCGAAATGCAATTGTGCGAGATCTCAACAATCATCTCACTCAA GTAACAGAAGAATTCGAAATTGAGAAAAAGAGGAATGAAGagttaaagaaaaagagaaaaaatagaagaatgCCTGAGAATTGGTGGGAAGAACCTATAGAAAAATTAACCTTAAGCCAGCTTACTGAAttcaaatgtggtttgaaaaatTTGAGAAAGACAGTGACTGCTGAAGCCTCCAAGAATCTTCAAGCAATTGTTCCGCGTCATACCTTCTATGCTGGAAGTTCAAATAATGCTGCTTTTGGGATCTGTGATGATAAAGGTAATACCCACACTGATTTAGATGTGTATAATCATCAAAGAATGGTGGCAGCGAATACATTCGCTTGCAATCATCACAACGTGATTGTTCCTCATCATATTACAACACCATTTGGGAACAGTATAACTGAAGGGTTCGCTCCAGAATACAATCAAAACCAGAACCAGTTATGTTTTAAGCAAGAACACATTTCTGAGTGTGACCA